The following are from one region of the Pirellulaceae bacterium genome:
- a CDS encoding DUF1501 domain-containing protein, which translates to MHPLEEARLLQRRQILARGASVAGAAALAHLFGTPADLAQASSAKAQGPHFAPKAKRIIYLHMVGGPSQIDLLDYKPVMKEWYDKDLPDSIRQGQRLTTMTSGQARFPIAPSKYTFTQAGECGMWMNTQLLPNLAKKADEICWMRSLHTEAINHEPAIAAMQTGNQVPGRPCLGSWASYGLGSMNEDLPTFVVLVAVPSNREQEQAISSRLWSSGYLPGQHAGVSFRSKGDPILYINNPPGVPAAIRKQTIDNLNALNQVTYQQLGDPQTHTRIQQYEMAFRMQASVPELIDLNQEPQHTFDLYGEAARKPGSFANTVLMARRLAERGVRFIQVYHNNWDHHGNVNGRMPDQCKDVDQPCYALLEDLRQRGMLDDTLVIWGGEFGRTIYSQGQLSNDNYGRDHHPRCFSMWMAGGGAKGGAIYGETDDFSYNIVRDPIHIRDFHCTLLHLLGFDHERFTYKFQGLDQRLTGVLPAKVIPELIA; encoded by the coding sequence ATGCATCCACTGGAAGAAGCGCGACTGCTTCAGCGGCGACAGATTCTGGCGCGGGGAGCCAGTGTAGCTGGCGCGGCGGCGCTGGCTCATCTATTTGGAACACCGGCAGATCTCGCGCAAGCCAGCTCGGCGAAGGCTCAAGGACCACACTTTGCCCCCAAGGCCAAGCGTATTATCTATCTGCACATGGTGGGTGGTCCTTCGCAGATCGACCTGCTGGATTACAAGCCGGTGATGAAAGAGTGGTACGACAAGGACTTGCCGGACAGCATTCGCCAAGGCCAAAGATTGACTACCATGACCAGCGGGCAAGCTCGATTTCCCATTGCACCCAGCAAATATACCTTCACGCAGGCTGGCGAGTGTGGCATGTGGATGAACACCCAATTGCTGCCGAACCTGGCCAAGAAGGCCGATGAAATCTGCTGGATGCGCAGCTTGCATACTGAAGCCATTAATCACGAACCGGCCATCGCCGCCATGCAAACTGGCAATCAAGTGCCCGGGCGACCGTGCTTGGGATCGTGGGCATCGTATGGTCTGGGCAGCATGAATGAAGACTTGCCAACGTTTGTGGTGTTGGTGGCGGTGCCCAGCAATCGCGAGCAGGAACAAGCGATTTCGTCGCGACTGTGGAGCAGCGGATATCTACCCGGTCAACATGCGGGAGTTTCCTTCCGCAGCAAAGGCGATCCCATCTTGTACATCAACAATCCGCCAGGAGTTCCGGCTGCGATTCGCAAACAGACTATCGACAACTTGAACGCGCTCAATCAAGTCACCTATCAACAATTGGGGGATCCACAAACGCATACTCGCATTCAGCAGTATGAAATGGCGTTTCGAATGCAAGCCAGCGTGCCGGAGCTGATCGATCTGAACCAAGAGCCGCAGCATACTTTTGATTTGTATGGCGAAGCTGCACGCAAGCCCGGTAGCTTTGCCAATACCGTGCTGATGGCCCGGCGCCTGGCCGAACGCGGTGTGCGGTTTATACAGGTCTATCACAATAATTGGGACCATCACGGCAACGTCAACGGTCGCATGCCCGATCAGTGCAAGGACGTCGACCAACCCTGCTACGCTCTGCTGGAAGATTTGCGGCAGCGCGGCATGTTGGATGATACGTTGGTCATCTGGGGCGGTGAATTTGGGCGCACGATCTATTCGCAAGGGCAATTGTCTAACGACAACTATGGCCGCGATCATCATCCGCGCTGCTTTTCGATGTGGATGGCCGGTGGTGGTGCTAAAGGCGGTGCGATTTACGGCGAGACCGACGATTTTTCGTACAACATCGTCCGCGATCCGATCCATATCCGCGACTTCCACTGTACGCTGTTGCACTTGCTGGGCTTTGACCATGAGCGCTTCACCTACAAGTTTCAAGGCCTGGATCAGCGGCTGACCGGCGTATTGCCTGCCAAAGTCATTCCAGAATTGATTGCGTGA